Proteins encoded within one genomic window of Equus przewalskii isolate Varuska chromosome 3, EquPr2, whole genome shotgun sequence:
- the SALL1 gene encoding sal-like protein 1 isoform X4 yields the protein MEVKLPKAAATTPRDTEKGQPNRTTKSKDAHVCGRCCAEFFELSDLLLHKKNCTKNQLVLIVNESPASPPETFSPSPPPDNPSEQMNDAVNKTDPVDCSNLSEHQGLDRDESMEVEAPVANKGGSGPLSSSHSSATPGCSGTSSTGTSAITTSLPQLGDLTTLGNFSVINSNVIIENLQSTKVAVAQFSQEARCSGASGGKLAVPALMEQLLALQQQQIHQLQLIEQIRHQILLLASQNADLPTSSSPSQGTLRTSANPLSTLSSHLSQQLAAAAGLAQSLASQSASISGVKQLPPIQLPQSSSGNTVIPPNSGSSPNVNILATAVTTPSSEKVASSAGASHASNPAVSASSSPAFAISSLLSPASNPLLPQPAPANSVFPSPLPNIGTTAEDLNSLSALAQQRKSKPPNVTAFEVKSTSDEAFFKHKCRFCAKVFGSDSALQIHLRSHTGERPFKCNICGNRFSTKGNLKVHFQRHKEKYPHIQMNPYPVPEHLDNIPTSTGIPYGMSIPPEKPVTSWLDTKPVLPTLTTSVGLPLPPTLPSLTPFIKTEEPAPIPISHSAASPPGSVKSDSGAPEPATRSLGGLPEEAEGPTVPPSSGKSEESSVVTSSAPAVSSSALSSPAADCGPGTATTFTNPLLPLMSEQFKAKFPFGGLLDSAQASETSKLQQLVENIDKKATDPNECIICHRVLSCQSALKMHYRTHTGERPFKCKICGRAFTTKGNLKTHYSVHRAMPPLRVQHSCPICQKKFTNAVVLQQHIRMHMGGQIPNTPVPDSYPESMESDTGSFDEKNFDDLDNFSDENMEDCPEGSIPDTPRSADASQDSLSSSPLPLEMSSIAALENQMKMINAGLAEQLQASLKSVENGSVEGDVLTNDSSSVGGDMESQSAGSPAISESTSSMQALSPSNSTQEFHKSPSVEEKPQRAVPSEFANGLSPTPVNGGALDLTSSHAEKIIKEDSLGILFPFRDRGKFKNTACDICGKTFACQSALDIHYRSHTKERPFICTVCNRGFSTKGNLKQHMLTHQMRDLPSQLFEPSSNLGPNQNSAVLPANSLPSLIKTEVNGFVHVTPQDSKDTPTSHLPSGPLSSSATSPVLLPALPRRTPKQHYCNTCGKTFSSSSALQIHERTHTGEKPFACTICGRAFTTKGNLKVHMGTHMWNSTPARRGRRLSVDGPMTFLGGNPVKFPEMFQKDLAARSGSGDPSSFWNQYAAALSNGLAMKANEISVIQNGGVPPIPGSLGSGSSSPISGLTGNLEKLQNSEPSAPLAGLEKMASSENGTNFRFTRFVEDSKEIVTS from the exons GAGACACGGAGAAGGGTCAACCGAATCGCACCACTAAGAGCAAGGACGCCCACGTCTGTGGCCGGTGCTGCGCTGAGTTCTTTGAATTATCCGATCTTCTGCTCCACAAGAAGAACTGTACTAAAAATCAATTAGTTTTAATCGTAAATGAAAGTCCAGCCTCCCCACCTGAAAccttctcccccagcccccctcccGATAATCCCAGCGAACAAATGAATGACGCAGTTAACAAAACAGATCCAGTAGACTGCAGCAACCTTTCAGAACACCAAGGACTGGACAGGGACGAGTCCATGGAGGTGGAGGCCCCGGTGGCTAACAAAGGTGGCAGTGGTCCTCtgagcagcagccacagcagtgCCACCCCAGGCTGCAGCGGCACCTCCTCCACGGGTACCTCAGCGATCACAACCTCTCTACCTCAACTCGGGGACCTGACAACACTGGGCAACTTCTCCGTGATCAACAGCAACGTCATCATCGAGAACCTCCAGAGCACCAAGGTGGCGGTGGCCCAGTTCTCCCAGGAGGCGAGGTGCAGCGGGGCCTCCGGCGGCAAGCTGGCCGTCCCAGCCCTCATGGAGCAGCTCTTggccctgcagcagcagcagatcCACCAGCTGCAGCTGATCGAACAGATTCGTCACCAAATATTGCTGTTGGCTTCTCAGAATGCAGACTTGCCAACATCTTCTAGTCCTTCTCAAGGTACTTTACGAACATCTGCCAACCCCTTGTCCACACTAAGTTCCCATTTATCTCAGCAGCTGGCGGCAGCAGCTGGATTAGCACAGAGCCTCGCTAGCCAATCTGCCAGCATCAGCGGTGTGAAACAGCTACCCCCCATCCAGCTACCTCAGAGCAGTTCTGGCAACACCGTCATTCCACCCAACAGCGGCTCTTCTCCCAATGTTAACATATTGGCGACAGCAGTTACCACCCCGTCCTCAGAAAAAGTGGCTTCGAGCGCTGGTGCCTCCCATGCCAGCAACCCAGCAGTCTCGGCATCCTCCTCACCAGCTTTTGCAATAAGCAGTTTATTAAGTCCTGCATCTAATCCACTTCTACCTCAGCCAGCCCCTGCTAACTCGGTTTTCCCCAGCCCTTTGCCCAACATCGGAACAACTGCGGAGGATTTGAACTCCTTGTCTGCCTTGGCCCAGCAAAGAAAAAGCAAGCCACCAAATGTCACTGCCTTCGAAGTGAAAAGTACTTCGGACGAGGCGTTCTTCAAACACAAGTGCAGGTTCTGTGCGAAGGTCTTCGGAAGCGACAGTGCCTTGCAGATCCACCTGCGTTCCCACACCGGAGAGAGGCCGTTCAAGTGCAACATCTGTGGGAACAGGTTCTCCACTAAGGGGAACCTCAAAGTCCACTTTCAGCGCCACAAAGAGAAATACCCTCATATCCAGATGAACCCCTATCCCGTGCCTGAGCATTTAGACAATATCCCCACAAGTACCGGCATCCCCTATGGCATGTCCATTCCTCCAGAAAAGCCAGTCACCAGCTGGCTAGACACCAAACCGGTCCTGCCCACTCTGACCACTTCCGTCGGCCTTCCATTGCCCCCGACCCTCCCGAGCCTCACGCCCTTCATCAAGACCGAAGAGCCAGCCCCGATCCCCATCAGCCATTCTGCCGCCAGCCCCCCAGGCTCTGTCAAAAGTGACTCCGGGGCCCCAGAGCCAGCCACAAGGAGCCTGGGTGGGCTCCCGGAGGAAGCGGAAGGGCCCACGGTGCCCCCCTCCAGTGGCAAAAGCGAAGAGAGCAGCGTGGTCACCAGCTCAGCCCCGGCAGTGAGCAGCAGTGCTCTGAGCTCCCCGGCAGCAGACTGCGGCCCGGGCACTGCCACCACCTTCACCAACCCTCTGTTACCACTCATGTCCGAGCAGTTCAAGGCCAAGTTTCCTTTTGGAGGACTGTTGGACTCAGCCCAGGCATCAGAGACGTCCAAGCTTCAGCAACTGGTAGAAAACATTGACAAGAAGGCCACTGATCCCAATGAGTGTATCATCTGCCACCGGGTCCTCAGTTGCCAGAGCGCCTTGAAGATGCACTACCGGACACACACTGGGGAGAGGCCCTTTAAGTGTAAGATCTGTGGCCGGGCTTTCACCACGAAAGGGAATCTTAAAACCCATTACAGTGTTCATCGTGCTATGCCCCCGCTCAGAGTCCAGCATTCCTGCCCCATCTGCCAGAAGAAGTTCACTAACGCTGTCGTCCTGCAGCAGCACATTCGAATGCACATGGGAGGCCAGATCCCCAACACCCCAGTCCCTGACAGCTACCCTGAGTCCATGGAGTCTGACACGGGCTCCTTTGATGAGAAAAATTTTGATGACTTAGACAACTTCTCCGATGAAAACATGGAGGACTGTCCCGAGGGCAGCATCCCTGATACGCCCAGGTCCGCGGATGCGTCCCAAGACAGCCTATCGTCTTCGCCTTTGCCCCTGGAGATGTCAAGCATCGCTGCTTTGGAAAATCAGATGAAGATGATCAATGCCGGCCTGGCAGAGCAGCTGCAGGCCAGCCTGAAGTCGGTGGAGAATGGGTCGGTCGAGGGGGACGTCCTGACCAATGATTCGTCCTCAGTGGGTGGCGATATGGAGAGCCAAAGTGCTGGCAGCCCAGCCATCTCAGAGTCTACCTCTTCCATGCAGGCTCTGTCCCCATCCAACAGCACCCAGGAGTTCCACAAGTCACCCAGCGTCGAGGAGAAGCCACAGAGAGCCGTGCCCAGCGAGTTTGCCAACGGTTTGTCTCCCACCCCAGTGAACGGTGGGGCTTTGGATTTGACATCTAGTCACGCagagaaaatcatcaaagaagaTTCTTTGGGGATCCTCTTCCCTTTCAGAGACCggggtaaatttaaaaataccgcTTGCGACATTTGTGGCAAAACATTTGCTTGTCAGAGTGCCTTGGACATTCACTACAGAAGTCATACCAAAGAGAGACCATTTATTTGCACAGTTTGCAATCGTGGCTTTTCCACAAAGGGTAATTTGAAGCAGCACATGTTGACACATCAGATGCGAGATCTACCATCACAGCTCTTTGAGCCCAGTTCCAACCTTGGCCCCAATCAGAACTCGGCGGTGTTGCCCGCCAACTCTTTGCCATCTCTCATCAAAACAGAGGTCAACGGCTTTGTGCACGTTACTCCTCAGGACAGTAAGGACACCCCCACCAGTCACCTCCCTTCTGGGCCTCTGTCATCCTCTGCCACTTCCCCAGttctgctcccagctctgcccaggaGAACTCCCAAACAGCACTACTGCAACACGTGTGGCAAAACCTTCTCCTCCTCGAGTGCCCTGCAGATTCACgagagaactcacactggagagaaaccctttgCTTGCACTATTTGTGGAAGAGCTTTCACAACAAAAGGCAATCTTAAG GTACACATGggcactcacatgtggaatagcACCCCCGCGCGACGGGGTCGGCGGCTCTCTGTGGACGGCCCCATGACATTTCTAGGAGGCAATCCTGTCAAGTTCCCAGAAATGTTCCAGAAGGATTTGGCAGCAAGGTCAGGAAGTGGAgatccttccagcttctggaatcAGTATGCGGCGGCACTCTCCAACGGGCTGGCGATGAAGGCCAATGAGATCTCCGTCATTCAGAACGGTGGCGTCCCTCCAATTCCTGGAAGCCTGGGCAGTGGGAGCAGCTCACCTATTAGTGGGCTGACGGGAAATCTGGAGAAGCTCCAGAACTCAGAGCCCAGCGCTCCTCTGGCCGGCCTGGAGAAAATGGCAAGCAGCGAGAACGGAACCAACTTCCGTTTCACCCGCTTCGTGGAAGACAGCAAAGAGATCGTCACGAGTTAG
- the SALL1 gene encoding sal-like protein 1 isoform X2 yields the protein MSRRKQAKPQHFQSDPEVASLPRRDGDTEKGQPNRTTKSKDAHVCGRCCAEFFELSDLLLHKKNCTKNQLVLIVNESPASPPETFSPSPPPDNPSEQMNDAVNKTDPVDCSNLSEHQGLDRDESMEVEAPVANKGGSGPLSSSHSSATPGCSGTSSTGTSAITTSLPQLGDLTTLGNFSVINSNVIIENLQSTKVAVAQFSQEARCSGASGGKLAVPALMEQLLALQQQQIHQLQLIEQIRHQILLLASQNADLPTSSSPSQGTLRTSANPLSTLSSHLSQQLAAAAGLAQSLASQSASISGVKQLPPIQLPQSSSGNTVIPPNSGSSPNVNILATAVTTPSSEKVASSAGASHASNPAVSASSSPAFAISSLLSPASNPLLPQPAPANSVFPSPLPNIGTTAEDLNSLSALAQQRKSKPPNVTAFEVKSTSDEAFFKHKCRFCAKVFGSDSALQIHLRSHTGERPFKCNICGNRFSTKGNLKVHFQRHKEKYPHIQMNPYPVPEHLDNIPTSTGIPYGMSIPPEKPVTSWLDTKPVLPTLTTSVGLPLPPTLPSLTPFIKTEEPAPIPISHSAASPPGSVKSDSGAPEPATRSLGGLPEEAEGPTVPPSSGKSEESSVVTSSAPAVSSSALSSPAADCGPGTATTFTNPLLPLMSEQFKAKFPFGGLLDSAQASETSKLQQLVENIDKKATDPNECIICHRVLSCQSALKMHYRTHTGERPFKCKICGRAFTTKGNLKTHYSVHRAMPPLRVQHSCPICQKKFTNAVVLQQHIRMHMGGQIPNTPVPDSYPESMESDTGSFDEKNFDDLDNFSDENMEDCPEGSIPDTPRSADASQDSLSSSPLPLEMSSIAALENQMKMINAGLAEQLQASLKSVENGSVEGDVLTNDSSSVGGDMESQSAGSPAISESTSSMQALSPSNSTQEFHKSPSVEEKPQRAVPSEFANGLSPTPVNGGALDLTSSHAEKIIKEDSLGILFPFRDRGKFKNTACDICGKTFACQSALDIHYRSHTKERPFICTVCNRGFSTKGNLKQHMLTHQMRDLPSQLFEPSSNLGPNQNSAVLPANSLPSLIKTEVNGFVHVTPQDSKDTPTSHLPSGPLSSSATSPVLLPALPRRTPKQHYCNTCGKTFSSSSALQIHERTHTGEKPFACTICGRAFTTKGNLKVHMGTHMWNSTPARRGRRLSVDGPMTFLGGNPVKFPEMFQKDLAARSGSGDPSSFWNQYAAALSNGLAMKANEISVIQNGGVPPIPGSLGSGSSSPISGLTGNLEKLQNSEPSAPLAGLEKMASSENGTNFRFTRFVEDSKEIVTS from the exons GAGACACGGAGAAGGGTCAACCGAATCGCACCACTAAGAGCAAGGACGCCCACGTCTGTGGCCGGTGCTGCGCTGAGTTCTTTGAATTATCCGATCTTCTGCTCCACAAGAAGAACTGTACTAAAAATCAATTAGTTTTAATCGTAAATGAAAGTCCAGCCTCCCCACCTGAAAccttctcccccagcccccctcccGATAATCCCAGCGAACAAATGAATGACGCAGTTAACAAAACAGATCCAGTAGACTGCAGCAACCTTTCAGAACACCAAGGACTGGACAGGGACGAGTCCATGGAGGTGGAGGCCCCGGTGGCTAACAAAGGTGGCAGTGGTCCTCtgagcagcagccacagcagtgCCACCCCAGGCTGCAGCGGCACCTCCTCCACGGGTACCTCAGCGATCACAACCTCTCTACCTCAACTCGGGGACCTGACAACACTGGGCAACTTCTCCGTGATCAACAGCAACGTCATCATCGAGAACCTCCAGAGCACCAAGGTGGCGGTGGCCCAGTTCTCCCAGGAGGCGAGGTGCAGCGGGGCCTCCGGCGGCAAGCTGGCCGTCCCAGCCCTCATGGAGCAGCTCTTggccctgcagcagcagcagatcCACCAGCTGCAGCTGATCGAACAGATTCGTCACCAAATATTGCTGTTGGCTTCTCAGAATGCAGACTTGCCAACATCTTCTAGTCCTTCTCAAGGTACTTTACGAACATCTGCCAACCCCTTGTCCACACTAAGTTCCCATTTATCTCAGCAGCTGGCGGCAGCAGCTGGATTAGCACAGAGCCTCGCTAGCCAATCTGCCAGCATCAGCGGTGTGAAACAGCTACCCCCCATCCAGCTACCTCAGAGCAGTTCTGGCAACACCGTCATTCCACCCAACAGCGGCTCTTCTCCCAATGTTAACATATTGGCGACAGCAGTTACCACCCCGTCCTCAGAAAAAGTGGCTTCGAGCGCTGGTGCCTCCCATGCCAGCAACCCAGCAGTCTCGGCATCCTCCTCACCAGCTTTTGCAATAAGCAGTTTATTAAGTCCTGCATCTAATCCACTTCTACCTCAGCCAGCCCCTGCTAACTCGGTTTTCCCCAGCCCTTTGCCCAACATCGGAACAACTGCGGAGGATTTGAACTCCTTGTCTGCCTTGGCCCAGCAAAGAAAAAGCAAGCCACCAAATGTCACTGCCTTCGAAGTGAAAAGTACTTCGGACGAGGCGTTCTTCAAACACAAGTGCAGGTTCTGTGCGAAGGTCTTCGGAAGCGACAGTGCCTTGCAGATCCACCTGCGTTCCCACACCGGAGAGAGGCCGTTCAAGTGCAACATCTGTGGGAACAGGTTCTCCACTAAGGGGAACCTCAAAGTCCACTTTCAGCGCCACAAAGAGAAATACCCTCATATCCAGATGAACCCCTATCCCGTGCCTGAGCATTTAGACAATATCCCCACAAGTACCGGCATCCCCTATGGCATGTCCATTCCTCCAGAAAAGCCAGTCACCAGCTGGCTAGACACCAAACCGGTCCTGCCCACTCTGACCACTTCCGTCGGCCTTCCATTGCCCCCGACCCTCCCGAGCCTCACGCCCTTCATCAAGACCGAAGAGCCAGCCCCGATCCCCATCAGCCATTCTGCCGCCAGCCCCCCAGGCTCTGTCAAAAGTGACTCCGGGGCCCCAGAGCCAGCCACAAGGAGCCTGGGTGGGCTCCCGGAGGAAGCGGAAGGGCCCACGGTGCCCCCCTCCAGTGGCAAAAGCGAAGAGAGCAGCGTGGTCACCAGCTCAGCCCCGGCAGTGAGCAGCAGTGCTCTGAGCTCCCCGGCAGCAGACTGCGGCCCGGGCACTGCCACCACCTTCACCAACCCTCTGTTACCACTCATGTCCGAGCAGTTCAAGGCCAAGTTTCCTTTTGGAGGACTGTTGGACTCAGCCCAGGCATCAGAGACGTCCAAGCTTCAGCAACTGGTAGAAAACATTGACAAGAAGGCCACTGATCCCAATGAGTGTATCATCTGCCACCGGGTCCTCAGTTGCCAGAGCGCCTTGAAGATGCACTACCGGACACACACTGGGGAGAGGCCCTTTAAGTGTAAGATCTGTGGCCGGGCTTTCACCACGAAAGGGAATCTTAAAACCCATTACAGTGTTCATCGTGCTATGCCCCCGCTCAGAGTCCAGCATTCCTGCCCCATCTGCCAGAAGAAGTTCACTAACGCTGTCGTCCTGCAGCAGCACATTCGAATGCACATGGGAGGCCAGATCCCCAACACCCCAGTCCCTGACAGCTACCCTGAGTCCATGGAGTCTGACACGGGCTCCTTTGATGAGAAAAATTTTGATGACTTAGACAACTTCTCCGATGAAAACATGGAGGACTGTCCCGAGGGCAGCATCCCTGATACGCCCAGGTCCGCGGATGCGTCCCAAGACAGCCTATCGTCTTCGCCTTTGCCCCTGGAGATGTCAAGCATCGCTGCTTTGGAAAATCAGATGAAGATGATCAATGCCGGCCTGGCAGAGCAGCTGCAGGCCAGCCTGAAGTCGGTGGAGAATGGGTCGGTCGAGGGGGACGTCCTGACCAATGATTCGTCCTCAGTGGGTGGCGATATGGAGAGCCAAAGTGCTGGCAGCCCAGCCATCTCAGAGTCTACCTCTTCCATGCAGGCTCTGTCCCCATCCAACAGCACCCAGGAGTTCCACAAGTCACCCAGCGTCGAGGAGAAGCCACAGAGAGCCGTGCCCAGCGAGTTTGCCAACGGTTTGTCTCCCACCCCAGTGAACGGTGGGGCTTTGGATTTGACATCTAGTCACGCagagaaaatcatcaaagaagaTTCTTTGGGGATCCTCTTCCCTTTCAGAGACCggggtaaatttaaaaataccgcTTGCGACATTTGTGGCAAAACATTTGCTTGTCAGAGTGCCTTGGACATTCACTACAGAAGTCATACCAAAGAGAGACCATTTATTTGCACAGTTTGCAATCGTGGCTTTTCCACAAAGGGTAATTTGAAGCAGCACATGTTGACACATCAGATGCGAGATCTACCATCACAGCTCTTTGAGCCCAGTTCCAACCTTGGCCCCAATCAGAACTCGGCGGTGTTGCCCGCCAACTCTTTGCCATCTCTCATCAAAACAGAGGTCAACGGCTTTGTGCACGTTACTCCTCAGGACAGTAAGGACACCCCCACCAGTCACCTCCCTTCTGGGCCTCTGTCATCCTCTGCCACTTCCCCAGttctgctcccagctctgcccaggaGAACTCCCAAACAGCACTACTGCAACACGTGTGGCAAAACCTTCTCCTCCTCGAGTGCCCTGCAGATTCACgagagaactcacactggagagaaaccctttgCTTGCACTATTTGTGGAAGAGCTTTCACAACAAAAGGCAATCTTAAG GTACACATGggcactcacatgtggaatagcACCCCCGCGCGACGGGGTCGGCGGCTCTCTGTGGACGGCCCCATGACATTTCTAGGAGGCAATCCTGTCAAGTTCCCAGAAATGTTCCAGAAGGATTTGGCAGCAAGGTCAGGAAGTGGAgatccttccagcttctggaatcAGTATGCGGCGGCACTCTCCAACGGGCTGGCGATGAAGGCCAATGAGATCTCCGTCATTCAGAACGGTGGCGTCCCTCCAATTCCTGGAAGCCTGGGCAGTGGGAGCAGCTCACCTATTAGTGGGCTGACGGGAAATCTGGAGAAGCTCCAGAACTCAGAGCCCAGCGCTCCTCTGGCCGGCCTGGAGAAAATGGCAAGCAGCGAGAACGGAACCAACTTCCGTTTCACCCGCTTCGTGGAAGACAGCAAAGAGATCGTCACGAGTTAG